The Pelosinus sp. IPA-1 genome includes the window CCAGGACATATGCGAATTTCATACTGTGTGCAAACCGAAACTGTTCTGCGAGCTCTGCCTTTGTTTAAAAAATTAGCAAAAGAGTATGGACTATAAAAAAACAAGAGCTTATCTTTCGAATTTTATATGTATGCTTCGCCTAGAATTACATTGAACTGCACCTCAAATATTAGACTACAAATCTAATATTTGAGGTGTAGTTTTTATATGATAAAAATGGGACTTACACTGGTGATTTTAAGGCATCTGTAATAGAATATATGGATAAAAGAGGTTTGTCCGCCAGAGCCAATATAATGTTATTTTTATAGTCAGGGAATTGATTCATATGGCAGAGGGGATAAAATAAGGCACTAATGAGGATAATAAAGGACATTGATATAGTTAATAACGAGGTGATGTAAATGAAAAAATATATCTTGAGTTTTACGCTTATTTGCGTCATAGTTACTATATGCTTTTTATCTGTGACGAAATCGGTGCATATAGGTTATGACACTGATGTGGGGCAAATCATGCATGTGGTCACAGCCGATATGAAGCACGAGCGCACAATTTCATGGAAGACGTTAAATTTTGGTGAGCCAGGAAATCTGGAGATTCGACCCAAGCAGTCGCAAAATATCACAGAGGTCAAGGCAGAAGCAGTAGAGCTACCTACGTATAATGGAGGCAAACACTTTGGGATTTATACGGCCCATGTTACCAATCTTACGCCTGGAACTGACTATGAATATCGTATTTCCGTTGGCAAACGGGAATCTGCATGGATGGATTTCAAGACGGAGGCGGAGGTAACATCATTTAAGGCACTTATTTTTGGTGATTCACAGTCATTAGATTATAAGGATTGGGCGAAAACAGCTCAGACTGCATGGGAAAAAAACGGAGATGCGGCGTTTTTTGTTAATATGGGGGATCTCGTTGATAATGGTCAGGACGAATGGCAGTGGAATGCCTGGTTTGATGGAGGAGCGAAGCTTTTGAAGGCAATACCTGTAGTTCCGGTCATGGGAAATCACGAGGCATATAGTCTCGATTGGAAGATGGCCAAACCCGATTACTATCTTTCGTTTTTCGCCTTGCCACCGAATGCTCCCGCAGGCCTGGAACGATACGCTTATTCCTATGATTATGGCGACGTACATTTTATCGTACTCAATACGCAGTTAAATGAGTTACAGGAATGGTATCCTGATTTGTTAGAGCAGCAACAGAAATGGCTAGCAAAAGACCTTTCCCAAACGCAGAAGAAGTGGAAGGTGGTTCTTATGCATCGTGGTATTTGGACGCAGCCTTTCAATGGGCCTCTTGATGTGATTGGTCAAAACTTTGTGCCAGTGTTTGATAAATATCATGTTGATCTCGTATTTACCGGACATGTACATTCCTACGCACGCACCAAGGCTCTGAGAAACGGCAAGCCCGACCCTGCCGGGACTAACTATATTACGACAGGACGTAGCGGCGACAAGGTATGGGATAAGTCCCCACAAAAACCGATGGATGAGAGTTATTATAACCCACTGGATATGCCCAATTACCTTGTATTTGAAGCCTCGAATGATGCTCTTAAAGTTGCTGCTTTTAAGCAAAGCGGTGAGCTTATTGATCAAACAGAAATAAAAAAATAGCAATAGGCTACTAGAAACAAGAGTTAATCAAGCATTTAGGTGGAAATCTTACGGTTCACGAAGATG containing:
- a CDS encoding metallophosphoesterase family protein: MKKYILSFTLICVIVTICFLSVTKSVHIGYDTDVGQIMHVVTADMKHERTISWKTLNFGEPGNLEIRPKQSQNITEVKAEAVELPTYNGGKHFGIYTAHVTNLTPGTDYEYRISVGKRESAWMDFKTEAEVTSFKALIFGDSQSLDYKDWAKTAQTAWEKNGDAAFFVNMGDLVDNGQDEWQWNAWFDGGAKLLKAIPVVPVMGNHEAYSLDWKMAKPDYYLSFFALPPNAPAGLERYAYSYDYGDVHFIVLNTQLNELQEWYPDLLEQQQKWLAKDLSQTQKKWKVVLMHRGIWTQPFNGPLDVIGQNFVPVFDKYHVDLVFTGHVHSYARTKALRNGKPDPAGTNYITTGRSGDKVWDKSPQKPMDESYYNPLDMPNYLVFEASNDALKVAAFKQSGELIDQTEIKK